The following proteins are encoded in a genomic region of Bacillus horti:
- a CDS encoding DinB family protein translates to MYSKTMEEFETFVDYVSNLKVISEEQWITPLGEGKWTLKEMVCHLWNWDQYNLEEMVPLMEDGAALPPFIDIEKHNQEALRKAAEFKDGEAVLVAFLETRKAFVHALKKKYDSSMKFTIGKGKRKYSIDGFLKIFVHHDQHHKKQLTPFLGEDSSLSGETRGLCEPTSIVEIDETHLIGLAMKTNNAIETSDKPQIPEHWNQFWKLGLYEKLDQLAESPAIYSVYYDYEKEVDGEYKLLIGYCVDDSEQEIKDVIKNSRGRQKEQEEGDLQEIILPAARYVIFTTNRGPIYKIISEAWEYIWKWTESTDLERAYTGDFELYDERSIDPEDAQIDIYIAIK, encoded by the coding sequence ATGTACAGTAAGACAATGGAGGAGTTCGAGACATTTGTAGACTATGTGTCTAACTTAAAAGTGATATCGGAAGAGCAGTGGATCACTCCACTAGGAGAAGGAAAGTGGACATTAAAGGAGATGGTTTGTCATCTTTGGAATTGGGATCAATACAATTTAGAAGAGATGGTTCCACTAATGGAGGATGGGGCAGCTTTACCGCCTTTTATCGATATTGAAAAGCATAATCAGGAGGCTCTTAGGAAAGCAGCTGAATTTAAGGATGGAGAAGCTGTTCTAGTAGCTTTCTTAGAAACAAGGAAGGCTTTTGTTCATGCTCTTAAGAAGAAGTATGATTCTTCTATGAAATTTACGATTGGTAAAGGGAAGAGAAAATACTCTATCGATGGGTTCCTGAAAATTTTTGTCCACCATGATCAGCATCATAAGAAGCAACTTACTCCTTTTTTAGGAGAGGATTCTTCCCTTTCGGGAGAAACAAGAGGTCTATGTGAACCAACAAGTATCGTTGAGATTGATGAAACTCACTTGATCGGCTTAGCTATGAAAACTAATAATGCTATAGAAACGAGTGACAAGCCACAAATTCCTGAGCATTGGAACCAATTTTGGAAGCTTGGCTTGTATGAAAAGCTTGACCAATTGGCTGAATCTCCAGCTATCTACAGTGTTTATTATGACTATGAAAAAGAAGTGGATGGTGAATATAAGCTTCTCATTGGATATTGTGTGGATGACTCTGAACAAGAGATAAAGGATGTCATAAAAAATAGTCGAGGTAGGCAGAAAGAGCAGGAAGAGGGTGATTTACAGGAAATCATCCTTCCTGCGGCAAGATATGTAATTTTTACAACGAACAGGGGACCCATCTATAAGATTATCTCTGAAGCCTGGGAATATATTTGGAAATGGACTGAGTCTACCGATTTGGAAAGAGCGTACACAGGGGATTTTGAGCTTTATGATGAGCGTAGTATAGACCCTGAAGATGCTCAAATTGATATTTATATTGCCATTAAATAG
- a CDS encoding oxalate decarboxylase family bicupin, whose protein sequence is MVKPSQDAPDNRNIPQPIRKDGKGATDLGPRNVMRDLQNPNLLVPPATDSGTVPNLRFSFSDTHMRLEYGGWSREVTKRELPIATTLAGVNMRLTPGGVRELHWHTQAEWAFMILGTARITAVDQYGRSFIHDVTAGDLWYFPPGIPHSIQGLDDGCEFLLVFDDGGFSENDTFTISDWFARTPKEVLSANFGVEVAQFASIPSKQKYIFQGEIPGPIPSQKTSDSSTLPPLSLTHRLLAQTPLRTPGGTVRIVDSTNFPISTRIAAALVEVEPGALREMHWHPNNDEWQYYLTGKARMTVFAADGTARTFDYQAGDVGYVPFGFGHYIQNTGSETLWFLEMFQSSTFADISLNQWMALTPPELVKENLDVGEELIQHLRTNKEPVVKNNYSTQYRNGF, encoded by the coding sequence ATGGTAAAACCTTCACAGGATGCCCCTGATAACAGGAATATCCCACAGCCTATAAGGAAAGATGGTAAGGGAGCAACAGATTTGGGTCCAAGAAATGTCATGCGTGACCTCCAAAACCCTAACTTACTTGTCCCACCAGCAACGGATTCAGGAACTGTACCTAATCTAAGGTTCTCATTCTCTGATACACATATGCGCTTAGAGTATGGTGGCTGGTCACGCGAGGTCACAAAAAGAGAGCTTCCAATTGCAACCACTCTCGCCGGAGTAAACATGCGCTTGACCCCTGGAGGTGTTCGAGAATTACATTGGCATACACAAGCAGAATGGGCCTTTATGATTTTAGGAACAGCTCGTATCACAGCTGTTGATCAATATGGTCGGAGCTTTATTCATGATGTTACAGCTGGAGACCTTTGGTATTTCCCTCCAGGTATCCCTCATTCCATACAGGGCCTAGATGATGGATGTGAATTTTTACTTGTTTTTGATGACGGTGGGTTTTCTGAAAATGATACATTCACAATTTCCGATTGGTTTGCTCGTACACCAAAGGAAGTCCTTTCAGCTAACTTTGGAGTAGAAGTTGCACAGTTTGCTTCCATTCCATCCAAGCAAAAATATATATTTCAGGGTGAGATTCCTGGTCCAATACCCTCTCAGAAAACTTCGGATTCATCTACGTTGCCACCTTTATCTCTGACACACCGATTATTAGCTCAAACACCTCTTCGGACGCCTGGAGGAACTGTTCGAATTGTAGACTCCACAAACTTTCCCATCTCCACAAGAATAGCTGCCGCTTTAGTAGAGGTTGAGCCTGGAGCTCTGCGAGAAATGCATTGGCATCCGAATAATGATGAATGGCAGTATTATCTCACTGGAAAAGCTAGAATGACTGTCTTTGCAGCTGATGGTACAGCTCGAACCTTTGATTATCAGGCTGGAGATGTTGGTTACGTACCTTTTGGCTTTGGACATTATATCCAAAATACAGGTAGTGAAACACTGTGGTTTTTAGAAATGTTTCAGAGTTCTACATTTGCTGATATCTCCCTTAATCAATGGATGGCTCTAACCCCACCTGAGCTTGTTAAAGAAAACCTAGATGTGGGAGAAGAACTCATTCAACATCTTCGAACAAATAAAGAACCTGTTGTAAAAAACAACTATTCAACACAGTATAGAAATGGTTTCTAG
- the gmk gene encoding guanylate kinase, with product MSGKIIIFSGFSGVGKNTIINELRNRYPSLLYIPSMTTRAMRDGETEGIPYFFVSKEEFKNRIAKQFFIEYEQVHENWYGTPKDKYYEALEQNKVVIKDIDVNGALRMKQEFNGDVVLVYIEPPSVDELKERLVTRGDDMDDIIKRLKRVDHEASKKPYFDYAVVNDDLEKAIAQCDDIVRHVMEGIMK from the coding sequence ATGTCAGGAAAGATTATTATATTCTCAGGGTTTAGCGGAGTGGGGAAGAACACCATTATTAATGAGTTGCGAAATAGATACCCCTCCTTATTATATATCCCTTCTATGACCACAAGAGCAATGAGGGATGGTGAAACAGAAGGTATTCCTTATTTTTTCGTATCCAAGGAGGAGTTTAAAAATAGAATTGCTAAGCAATTTTTTATTGAGTACGAACAGGTTCATGAAAATTGGTATGGGACTCCAAAGGATAAGTACTATGAAGCTTTAGAACAAAATAAAGTTGTTATTAAGGACATTGATGTCAATGGTGCATTACGAATGAAGCAGGAATTTAATGGAGATGTTGTCCTTGTTTATATTGAACCACCAAGCGTTGATGAGCTAAAGGAACGCCTTGTTACCCGTGGAGATGACATGGATGATATTATTAAACGTCTAAAGCGCGTAGATCACGAGGCTTCAAAAAAACCATACTTTGATTATGCTGTTGTGAACGATGATCTAGAGAAGGCGATTGCTCAATGCGATGACATTGTTCGTCATGTTATGGAAGGAATAATGAAATAG